Below is a genomic region from Candidatus Acidulodesulfobacterium acidiphilum.
AGTTAAATAATTACGTTATTGCGGCGGCGGTTTTGTGCGGAATAGAAAAAATATTTAGAATAGGCGGTCCGCAGGCTATATTCGCTCTTGCATACGGCACCGAAACTATTCCATCCGTAGATAAAATAGCCGGTCCCGGCAATATTTACGTAGCAACGGCAAAGAAAATGGTTTATGGCGACGTCGATATAGATATGATAGCCGGGCCGAGCGAAATTGCGATAGTGTGCGATGAATACGCCGATCCGGAACTTGCGGCGGTAGATATGATGTCTCAGGCGGAGCATGACGAAATGGCGATTTCTACCGTTATCAGCGACAGCAGTTCGGTTATTAAAAAGATTGAAAAAATACTTCCTAAATTAATTAAGAGCGAAAAGAGAAAAGAAATAATAGAGAAGTCGATAAATCATAATGCGTCTTTGGTAATAACCGGCTCTTTGGACGAGTCTATCGATATTGTAAACGAACTTGCGCCGGAACATTTAGAACTGTATATAAAAGACCCTTTCGATAAACTTTTTGCAATAAAAAATGCAGGCGCCGTATTTATGGGAGCAAATACTCCCGAATCGCTTGGAGATTACGTAGCCGGTCCGAGCCATGTGCTTCCTACCGGCGGTACGGCAAGGTTTTTTTCCCCCTTGGATACGATCTCATTTCTTAAGAGAACAAGCGTTATTTATTCGAGTCCCGATTTTCTATTAAAAAGCGCAAAAGACGTAAATTTCTTTTCTGAAATAGAAGGATTAAGCGCGCATAACGAATCTGTAAGTTTTAGAATAAAAAAGATAAAATAATCATGCCTTC
It encodes:
- the hisD gene encoding histidinol dehydrogenase gives rise to the protein MRVFDSNKDDFKKFLKERRFGQFEFTDKIQQELKAIRRDVIADGDKALTLYTAKFDKVNLAPEEFLIGKKEKDKSVNSLNKDELKSIENTIKRVYDYHSKQNLNTWFSNDAETGLITGQLVSPLKKVGIYVPGGKASYPSSVIMNAIPAAAAGVKDVIAVTPPSKQLNNYVIAAAVLCGIEKIFRIGGPQAIFALAYGTETIPSVDKIAGPGNIYVATAKKMVYGDVDIDMIAGPSEIAIVCDEYADPELAAVDMMSQAEHDEMAISTVISDSSSVIKKIEKILPKLIKSEKRKEIIEKSINHNASLVITGSLDESIDIVNELAPEHLELYIKDPFDKLFAIKNAGAVFMGANTPESLGDYVAGPSHVLPTGGTARFFSPLDTISFLKRTSVIYSSPDFLLKSAKDVNFFSEIEGLSAHNESVSFRIKKIK